Part of the Streptomyces sp. f51 genome is shown below.
CGCGAGCCCGGAGACGTAGTCGTTGACCGGCAGCGAGTCGAGCGCGGCCAGGTCGCAGAGCACGCCCGCGGGCGGGTGGAAGGAGCCCACCAGGTTCTTGCCCTCGGCGGTGTTGATGCCGGTCTTGCCGCCGACCGCAGCGTCCACCATGGCGAGCACGGTGGTGGGGACGGCGATCCAGCGGACCCCGCGCAGCCAGGTCGCCGCCACGAAACCGGCGAGGTCCGTGGTGGCGCCCCCGCCGACGCCGACGACCACGTCGGTACGGGTGAAGCCGGACTGGCCCAGCGCCTTCCAGCAGTAGGCGGCGACCTCGGCGGTCTTGGCCTCCTCGGCGTTCGGCACCTGGATGGCGACGGTCTCGAAGCCCTGCTCCGCCAGGTCGGCGCGGAGCGCCTCACCGGTGTCGGCGAGTGCCTCGGGGTGGATCACGGCGACCCGCTTGGCCCTGTCGCCGATCAATCCGCCGAGCTCGCCGAGGAGTTGACGGCCGATCAGGACCTCGTAGGGGTCGGTGCCCGCACTGCCGCCGACCTGGACACGGGTCACTGCCTCGCTCATGCTTCCTTCAACTCCAGTGCGTCGAGGACCGCTTGGGCGACCTCATCGGGGGTGCGTCCGTCGGTCGCCACGACCGCGCGGGCGACTTCGGTGTACAGATGGCGGCGCGCCTCCATCAGCTCGCGCCACTGCTTGCGGGGGTTGACGGCGAGCAGCGGCCGGGCCACGTTCAGGCCGGTGCGCTGGACCGCCTCCTCCACCTCCATGGAGAGGTAGACGACCTGGTGCCCGGCGAGCAGCGCGCGGGTGTCGGCGTCGAGGACCGAGCCGCCGCCCAGGGCCAGCACCCCGTCGTGTCCGGCGAGCGCCTCGCGCACCGCCCGCTTCTCGATCGCGCGGAACGCGGGCTCGCCCTCGTCGACGAAGATGTCGGCGATGCTGCGGCCCTCGGCGGCCACGATGTCGTCGTCCGTGTCCCGGTAGACGCAGCCCAGCCGCTCCGCGACGAGCGCGCCCACCGTGGACTTGCCGACTCCCATGGGGCCGACCAGGACCAGCCGTGGGACGGTCACCGGATGACCAGGTTCTCGAGGTAGGACCGGACGTTGCGGCGGGTCTCGGTGACCGAGTCGCCGCCGAACTTCTCGGCCACCGCGTCCGCGAGGACGAGGGCGACCATGGCCTCGGCGACGATGCCTGCGGCCGGGACGGCGGAGACGTCGGAGCGCTGGTGGTGGGCCTTGGCGGCCTCGCCGGTGGAGACGTCGACGGTGGCCAGCGCGCGCGGCACGGTGGCGATCGGCTTCATCGCGGCGCGGACGCGCAGCAGCTCGCCGGTGCTCAGACCGCCCTCGGTGCCGCCGGCGCGGCCCGACGTGCGCCTGATGCCCTCGGGTGTGTTGACGATCTCGTCGTGGGCCTGGGAGCCGGGCACCCGGGCCATCTCGAAGCCGTCGCCGATCTCGACGCCCTTGATCGCCTGAATGCCCATCAGGGCTCCGGCGAGACGGGCGTCCAGCTTGCGGTCCCAGTGCACGTGCGAGCCGAGGCCCACCGGTACGCCGTACGCGAGCACCTCGACGACACCGCCGAGCGTGTCGCCGTCCTTGTGGGCCTGGTCGACCTCCGCGACCATCGCCTTCGAGGCGTCGGCGTCCAGGCAGCGCAGCGGGTCCGCGTCGAGCTTCTCGACGTCGGCCGGGGTGGGGTAGTTGCCCTGCGGGGCCTTCACGGAGCAGAGCTCGACCACGTGCGAGACGATCTCGATCCCGGCCGTCTCCTTCAGGTACGAGCGGGCGACGGCGCCGAGCGCGACGCGGGCCGCGGTCTCGCGGGCGGAGGCGCGCTCCAGGATCGGGCGGGCCTCGTCGAAGCCGTACTTCTGCATGCCGGCGAGGTCGGCGTGGCCGGGCCTCGGGCGGGTCAGCGGGGCGTTGCGGGCGAGGTCGGCGAGGATCTGCGGGTCGACCGGGTCGGCCGCCATGACCTGGTCCCACTTGGGCCATTCGGTGTTGCCGACCATGACCGCGACCGGTGAGCCGAGGGTGAGGCCGTGCCGTACGCCGCCGAGGAAGGTGACCTCGTCGCGCTCGAACTTCATCCGGGCACCGCGTCCATAGCCCAGTCGCCGCCGGGCGAGGTGGTCCGCCACCATCTCCGTGGTGATCGGGACGCCGGCGGGAAGGCCCTCCAGCGTCGCGACGAGTGCGGGACCGTGGGACTCCCCCGCGGTCAGCCAGCGCAAACTGCTCAACGGTGCTCCTCATCCTCGCGCCCTGTACTGCTGCTGCGTACACGTCTCCTCGCGTACAGCGACGGCGCGACCGGGTGCGCGGCCCTGGCCCGCCACGTCCGATCCTCCCACGTCCGGGGACGGGAACCGGCCGCAGGTCCATAAAGCGGACGCTCGCGGCCGGGGCACGGGCTCCCACGCACCCCGCCGGGGCCTCGTCGGGACGGCACGTGCCGGACCGCACGGGTTCCTCCCCGCCGGACTCGGCGGACCCGGGATGCGGGGGGGGTCGGTCAGGTCCTAGCGCTCGGCGAGGGCGTGTTCGCCGGCCTTGCGCATGGCGAGGAGGGGGGCCGGGGCGCGTCCGGTCATCTGCTCGACCTGGAGCACGGCCTGGTGCACCAGCAGATCGAGACCGCCGACCACGGCTCCGCCGTACGCGGACCAACGCGCCGCGAGCTCGGTCGGCCAGGGGTCGTACAGCACGTCGAAGAGGGTCGTGGGGCGCCCGGGGACGGCTGCGGCCAGCGCGTCCGTGGTGCCGGCCGGTGTCGTGGCGATCACCAGCGGCGCCCGCAGGGCCCGCTCCGCGTCGGCCCAGTCCTCGGTGCGCACCTCGATGCCGAGGCGCTCGCCCCACTGCCGCATCTCGGCGGCCCGCTCCCGGCTGCGGACGTACGCGACGACCTCACCGGTGCAGATCCGCGCGAGGGCGGCCAGCGCGGAGGAGGCGGTGGCGCCGGCGCCGAGGACGGCGGCCGAGTCCACCTGCTCGATCCCCCGCTCGCGCAGGGCGGCGACCATCCCCGGGACGTCGGTGTTGTCCCCCAGGCGGCGCCCGTCCTCGGTGAACACGACGGTGTTGACGGCCTCGACGGAGGCGGCCGTGTCACTGATCCCGTCGAGCAGCGGCATGACGGCCCGCTTGAGCGGCATGGTCAGCGACAGTCCGGCCCACTCCGGCCCCAGGCCCTCGACGAAAGCGGGCAGCGCCGCCTCGTCGACCTCGAACCGGTCGTACGTCCAGTCGCCGAGGCCCAGTTCCCGGTAGGCCGCGCGGTGCAGGACCGGGGAGAGGGAGTGGGCGATCGGCGAACCGAGCACGGCGGCCCGGCGGGCATCAGTTGCCCGAGCTGGCATTGAACTTTTCCTTCAGTTTCTCGAACTGGGCCAAGGTCTTGGCGAATTCCGTGTTGTTCTGGCCGTCGGTCGCCACGAAGTACATCCAGCCGTCCTTCGTGGGGTTGAACACGGCCCTGAAGGCGTCGTCACCCGGGTTGCCGATGGGACCCGGCGGCAGGCCCCGGTGGTAATACGTGTTGTACGGGTCCGGGTTGCTGTTGATCTCGGACTCGCCGATATGAATCTTGCTCTGGCCCTTCAGGTAATTGAAGGTCGAGTCGAACTGGAGCTTCTGATTGGTCTCGGTGTTGGTGCTCTTGAGGCGGTTGTAGACGACCTCGGCCATCTTGCGGTAGTCGTCGTGCGTCTTGCCTTCCGCCTGCACCAGGCTCGCGACCGTGACCACCTGGAGCGGGTTCTCCAGCTTGAGCGCCTTCGCCTTCGCCACGAGACCCATCGCCGCGTACCTCCTGTTGGCCTCCGCGACCATGCTCTTGAGTACGCTCTCGGGCTTCATGCCCTTGGCGGCGGGATACGTGAGCGGGTACAGGAACCCCTCCAGGGGGTCCTTTATGTCCTTGTTGCTGTTCGCCCAGCTCGGAAGTCCGAGGGACTTGTATTCCTTCTTGGCGACGGCGCTCGTGGTGCCCTTGGCGAGCCCGAGCTTCTCGTCGATATTCGCGTACACCTCGGCATTGCGACGTCCCGGAGGCACGGTCACATTGTTCTGGCTCTTGGGGTCGAGCATGAGCGCGACGGCGCTCTTGGCCGACATCCCCTTGCGCAGGATGTAGGCGCCCGCCTGAATCGACTTTCCCTTGGGATTCTCGGCCTGGGCGGACACGAACGCGTCCACGCTCTTGACGACACCGGCCGCCTTGAGTTTCTGGCCGATCACATAGCCGCCCTCGCCCTTGCCGATCTCGACGGGAACCTGTCCCGTACCCTCGCCGGCGAAATCGGGGGCCGCGCCGAAACGATTCTGGTAGTAGTGGTAGCCGTAGAGCCCGGCCCCGGCGAGACCACCGCCGAAGACCACGACGACCAGCAGGCAGGCGCAGCCGCTGCGGCGCTTCTTGCCCTTGCCGCCGGCGCGTTCCTTGCCGCCGCCCCGCTCCTTGCGGCCACGGCCCTTCTTCGGGTCGTCGTCCTCGTCGAAGTCGTCGTCATCGTCGTCGGCGCCGGAGAAGAAGGCGTGCTCGCCCTGGTCGGGTCCCGGGTCCCAGTCCGTCTCGGGCTCGGGTTCGGGCTCGCGACGCCGGGCCGGCGGCTCGGGCGGCGGATAGGCGTCGGGGGTGTTGTAGTGGTCGGGCTGTTCACCCGTGTACTGGCCGCCGTAGGGGTCGGCGGGGTCGCCCGCGTACGGCACCTGGGACTGCGAGCCGGTGCCGTTGTCGGCGTACTGCTGCCGGCCCTGATCCGGATACTGCTGCTGCCCCTGACCGGGGTACTGCTGCTGCCCCTGCCCCGGGTACGCCTGCTGGCCCTGGCCGGGGTACTGCTGCTGCCCCTGGCCCGGGTACTGCTGCTGCCCTTGCCCCTGGTACGGCTGCTGCCCCTGACCGGGGTACTGCTGCTGCCCCTGACCCGGGTACTGCTGCTGCCCTTGCCCCTGGTACGGCTGCTGCCCCTGGTCGGGATACTGCTGACCGCCCTGGAACTGCTGGTCCTGATACTGCTGCCGGCCGGGGTACTGCCCGTGCCGGCCCTGCGGCTCGTACTGCTGCTGGCCCTGGTACTGCTGGCCCTGGCCCCAGTCGCCCTGCTGCTGCGGATAGTGCTGCGGCTGGCCGCCGTCGTAGGCGGACTGGCCGTCGGCGGCCTGTCCGCCCCATCCGCCGTCCCCGTACAACGGGTCCTCCGGATGCCACGGTTCGGAGCCAGAGCCCCGGCCATACTCAGTCATCGATCCCCTACGAGCCGCGAGCCGGAAGCTGCCGGCTCTCGTGGCCCGGCGTCCGTCCGCCTCTTTACTGTGCGACGGCTGTTCGAACCCACCGCATCGGGCGGAACGTTACCGTATCGCGATCACATGACCACTTCGACGCCCTCGCCGGGAGATGTGCCTGACACCCGTTCGGATTCCAGTGCCTGCTGAAGGATGATGACGGCGGCGGCCTGGTCGATCACCGACCGGCCCTTCTTCGACTTCACGCCCGCGGCGCGCAGCCCCTGGCCGGCCGTGACCGTGGTCATCCTCTCGTCCACGAGCCGCACCGGGACGGGAGCGATCCCGCCCGCGAGCTCCTGGGCGAAGGCACGGACCTTGACGGCGGCGGGGCCCTCGCCCC
Proteins encoded:
- the aroB gene encoding 3-dehydroquinate synthase, with protein sequence MSEAVTRVQVGGSAGTDPYEVLIGRQLLGELGGLIGDRAKRVAVIHPEALADTGEALRADLAEQGFETVAIQVPNAEEAKTAEVAAYCWKALGQSGFTRTDVVVGVGGGATTDLAGFVAATWLRGVRWIAVPTTVLAMVDAAVGGKTGINTAEGKNLVGSFHPPAGVLCDLAALDSLPVNDYVSGLAEIIKAGFIADPVILELIESDPEAARTPAGPHTAELIERSIKVKAEVVSGDLKESGLREILNYGHTLAHAIEKNERYKWRHGAAVSVGMHFAAELGRLAGRLDDATADRHRTILESVGLPLSYRYDQWPKLVENMKIDKKSRGDLLRFIVLDGLAKPTVLEGPDPAVLLAAYGEVGE
- a CDS encoding shikimate kinase; this encodes MGVGKSTVGALVAERLGCVYRDTDDDIVAAEGRSIADIFVDEGEPAFRAIEKRAVREALAGHDGVLALGGGSVLDADTRALLAGHQVVYLSMEVEEAVQRTGLNVARPLLAVNPRKQWRELMEARRHLYTEVARAVVATDGRTPDEVAQAVLDALELKEA
- the aroC gene encoding chorismate synthase, yielding MSSLRWLTAGESHGPALVATLEGLPAGVPITTEMVADHLARRRLGYGRGARMKFERDEVTFLGGVRHGLTLGSPVAVMVGNTEWPKWDQVMAADPVDPQILADLARNAPLTRPRPGHADLAGMQKYGFDEARPILERASARETAARVALGAVARSYLKETAGIEIVSHVVELCSVKAPQGNYPTPADVEKLDADPLRCLDADASKAMVAEVDQAHKDGDTLGGVVEVLAYGVPVGLGSHVHWDRKLDARLAGALMGIQAIKGVEIGDGFEMARVPGSQAHDEIVNTPEGIRRTSGRAGGTEGGLSTGELLRVRAAMKPIATVPRALATVDVSTGEAAKAHHQRSDVSAVPAAGIVAEAMVALVLADAVAEKFGGDSVTETRRNVRSYLENLVIR
- a CDS encoding shikimate dehydrogenase, with translation MPARATDARRAAVLGSPIAHSLSPVLHRAAYRELGLGDWTYDRFEVDEAALPAFVEGLGPEWAGLSLTMPLKRAVMPLLDGISDTAASVEAVNTVVFTEDGRRLGDNTDVPGMVAALRERGIEQVDSAAVLGAGATASSALAALARICTGEVVAYVRSRERAAEMRQWGERLGIEVRTEDWADAERALRAPLVIATTPAGTTDALAAAVPGRPTTLFDVLYDPWPTELAARWSAYGGAVVGGLDLLVHQAVLQVEQMTGRAPAPLLAMRKAGEHALAER
- the mltG gene encoding endolytic transglycosylase MltG translates to MTEYGRGSGSEPWHPEDPLYGDGGWGGQAADGQSAYDGGQPQHYPQQQGDWGQGQQYQGQQQYEPQGRHGQYPGRQQYQDQQFQGGQQYPDQGQQPYQGQGQQQYPGQGQQQYPGQGQQPYQGQGQQQYPGQGQQQYPGQGQQAYPGQGQQQYPGQGQQQYPDQGRQQYADNGTGSQSQVPYAGDPADPYGGQYTGEQPDHYNTPDAYPPPEPPARRREPEPEPETDWDPGPDQGEHAFFSGADDDDDDFDEDDDPKKGRGRKERGGGKERAGGKGKKRRSGCACLLVVVVFGGGLAGAGLYGYHYYQNRFGAAPDFAGEGTGQVPVEIGKGEGGYVIGQKLKAAGVVKSVDAFVSAQAENPKGKSIQAGAYILRKGMSAKSAVALMLDPKSQNNVTVPPGRRNAEVYANIDEKLGLAKGTTSAVAKKEYKSLGLPSWANSNKDIKDPLEGFLYPLTYPAAKGMKPESVLKSMVAEANRRYAAMGLVAKAKALKLENPLQVVTVASLVQAEGKTHDDYRKMAEVVYNRLKSTNTETNQKLQFDSTFNYLKGQSKIHIGESEINSNPDPYNTYYHRGLPPGPIGNPGDDAFRAVFNPTKDGWMYFVATDGQNNTEFAKTLAQFEKLKEKFNASSGN
- the ruvX gene encoding Holliday junction resolvase RuvX, with the protein product MRRGRRLAIDVGDARIGVASCDPDGILATPVETVPGRDIPAAHRRLKQLVEEYEPIEVVVGLPRSLKGGEGPAAVKVRAFAQELAGGIAPVPVRLVDERMTTVTAGQGLRAAGVKSKKGRSVIDQAAAVIILQQALESERVSGTSPGEGVEVVM